A region from the Candidatus Magasanikbacteria bacterium genome encodes:
- the rplI gene encoding 50S ribosomal protein L9: MKVLFIKEVRGSGKKGEIKEVSDGYARNFLIKKGLAVVANRGIFVKVNAKIEKGKRNKNKEIEKGKQLAKKLRGISLKIKVKANENGKLYAGINSNDIAKEISKKLGFDVNPKDIVLDESLKKVGEYFARLNSFKIKINIIAK; this comes from the coding sequence ATGAAGGTATTATTTATAAAAGAAGTGCGAGGATCTGGTAAAAAAGGTGAAATAAAGGAGGTCTCAGACGGGTATGCTCGTAATTTTTTAATTAAAAAAGGTCTTGCTGTAGTTGCAAATAGAGGTATTTTTGTGAAAGTAAATGCAAAGATAGAAAAAGGAAAACGCAATAAAAATAAAGAAATAGAAAAAGGTAAACAGCTTGCAAAAAAGTTAAGAGGGATATCATTAAAAATAAAAGTAAAAGCAAATGAAAACGGTAAACTTTATGCTGGTATAAATTCTAATGATATTGCAAAAGAAATAAGTAAAAAATTAGGATTTGATGTAAATCCAAAAGATATAGTTTTAGACGAAAGCTTGAAAAAAGTCGGAGAATATTTTGCAAGATTAAATAGCTTTAAAATTAAAATAAATATTATAGCTAAATAG
- the era gene encoding GTPase Era: MTEKKELKKSGFAILIGRSNVGKSTLMNTLVGTKIAATSFRPQMTRHIIHGVLNMPEGQAIFVDTPGIFKAKKSLLSAKLVNKVKGALSGIDVIIYVVDPTREIGDEERATYGMVRHLNIPKILVLNKSDLPHKEKPFLEDYKSWSEDFNAVYELSALRGSHIQPLKERVVELLPIGEELYPDWQLTNVNKEFWIAEIIREKVFSIFDKEVPYSIAVEVVNVEEKPDVTVIEAKILTDQLRYKKMIIGVKGHKIKEMGKMARRELEQAVGKKIFLDLTVEVDKHWVERL, translated from the coding sequence ATGACAGAAAAAAAAGAATTAAAAAAAAGTGGTTTTGCGATTTTAATAGGAAGAAGTAATGTTGGAAAATCTACATTAATGAATACTTTAGTTGGTACAAAAATTGCAGCAACAAGTTTTCGTCCACAAATGACAAGACACATAATTCACGGAGTTTTAAATATGCCAGAAGGTCAGGCGATCTTTGTAGATACTCCAGGAATTTTCAAAGCAAAAAAGAGCCTACTTTCTGCAAAGCTAGTAAACAAAGTAAAAGGCGCATTAAGTGGAATTGATGTAATAATTTATGTTGTTGACCCAACTCGTGAGATTGGAGATGAGGAGCGTGCAACATACGGAATGGTTCGTCATTTAAATATTCCAAAGATTTTAGTTTTAAATAAAAGTGATTTACCTCACAAAGAAAAACCATTTTTAGAAGATTATAAATCTTGGTCAGAGGATTTTAATGCAGTTTATGAACTGTCTGCACTTCGTGGAAGCCACATACAACCATTAAAAGAAAGAGTTGTAGAATTATTACCAATAGGAGAAGAGCTTTACCCAGACTGGCAGTTAACGAATGTAAATAAAGAATTTTGGATTGCAGAAATAATTCGAGAAAAGGTGTTTTCTATTTTTGACAAAGAAGTGCCATATTCTATTGCAGTGGAAGTTGTAAATGTAGAGGAAAAACCAGATGTCACAGTAATAGAAGCAAAGATTCTTACAGACCAATTGAGATACAAAAAAATGATTATAGGAGTAAAAGGACATAAAATAAAAGAAATGGGCAAGATGGCAAGAAGAGAGTTGGAGCAAGCTGTTGGAAAGAAAATTTTCCTAGATTTAACAGTAGAGGTGGACAAACATTGGGTTGAGAGGTTATAA
- a CDS encoding serine protease: MKKVVLLITLSFIFIFGACNCGSQKNSIMNETQDFTNGTVYYNVQFTSNDYGVDKEEKRIIEKALCKLEVLGIYTSTDKNINPKIFALGGSGFFSFETENELFFLTAGHVIDSIMGMPPITILSTEEGLEKPTIFILKDVQYRIWNTSKEEDVIDFPSKDVTVSMHKDSLGIDFGILSFKKRPDLDLHATPVKWATTENLESGDVLYLFSEPKGKGKFFTKGYVTNPGEINSDFSTFFPLDSKNIFYMSNEMSPGSSGGPVFAIGKEDKKLYLVGIAVIIEYGAIGMTFRIASRIDPVIEALQDFHKQ, encoded by the coding sequence GTGAAAAAGGTTGTATTGTTAATCACACTATCTTTTATTTTTATTTTTGGTGCCTGCAACTGCGGTAGTCAAAAAAATTCTATAATGAATGAAACTCAAGATTTTACAAATGGTACTGTTTATTACAATGTACAATTTACCAGCAATGATTATGGAGTTGACAAAGAAGAAAAAAGAATTATAGAAAAAGCATTGTGCAAGCTGGAAGTCTTGGGAATTTATACCTCGACAGATAAAAATATTAATCCAAAAATTTTTGCACTCGGTGGTAGTGGCTTCTTTTCTTTTGAAACCGAAAATGAATTATTTTTCTTAACAGCCGGACATGTAATTGATAGTATTATGGGAATGCCTCCAATAACAATACTATCTACAGAAGAAGGTCTTGAAAAACCTACTATTTTTATACTAAAAGATGTCCAGTATAGAATTTGGAATACTTCAAAAGAAGAGGATGTCATAGACTTTCCATCAAAAGATGTGACTGTATCTATGCATAAAGATAGCTTAGGTATTGATTTTGGAATTTTATCTTTCAAAAAAAGACCTGATTTAGATTTGCATGCCACACCCGTGAAATGGGCCACCACTGAAAATTTAGAAAGTGGTGATGTGCTATATTTATTTTCCGAGCCAAAAGGTAAGGGAAAATTTTTTACAAAAGGCTATGTCACAAATCCTGGAGAAATAAATTCAGATTTTTCCACTTTTTTTCCATTAGATTCAAAAAATATATTTTATATGAGCAATGAAATGAGTCCTGGATCCAGCGGTGGACCAGTATTTGCAATTGGAAAAGAAGATAAAAAATTATATTTAGTTGGAATTGCCGTAATAATTGAATACGGTGCAATTGGTATGACATTCAGAATTGCTTCTAGAATAGACCCGGTAATAGAAGCATTACAAGATTTTCATAAACAGTAA
- a CDS encoding S41 family peptidase → MMEKFKTNEKFNYLFYVVVSVLLLAIFGFGFFAGKFITLKTVLSSEGGNIEIEKVLNLYSKTRSPNVDFNQFWKIWNTIKEEYVDEDISDVDLFYGALEGLVSGLDDPYSIYFPPVEATAFAQDLAGEFEGIGAEIGIREDRLTVIAPLADSPAEKAGLQAQDKILAIDGEDSIGLNLEEAVRKIRGEKGTPVVLTISRNGFGNLQEIEIIRGTITVPTVIWDMKDGGIAYVRISYFNGDTYEEFGKVIQEILVKLPKGIVLDLRSNPGGYLKTSVEVASEWIEEGVIVKEKFRNGKSDAYTTVGRHRLSDIKTVILVDGGSASGSEIVAGALQDYEKAILVGKQTFGKGSVQDFQALQDGSALKMTVAKWFTPLDRGIDGEGITPDVILEEMFVESEVEGEYTDLGLEKAIEILMAE, encoded by the coding sequence ATGATGGAAAAATTTAAAACAAACGAAAAGTTTAATTATCTTTTTTATGTGGTGGTTTCTGTTTTACTTTTGGCTATTTTTGGGTTTGGTTTTTTTGCAGGAAAATTTATAACTTTAAAAACAGTTTTATCCAGTGAGGGTGGAAACATAGAAATAGAAAAAGTTTTAAATTTATACTCCAAAACAAGATCTCCAAATGTAGATTTCAATCAGTTTTGGAAAATTTGGAATACTATAAAAGAAGAGTATGTAGATGAAGATATAAGTGATGTGGATTTGTTCTATGGAGCTTTGGAGGGTCTTGTGTCTGGTTTAGATGACCCATATTCTATTTATTTCCCTCCAGTAGAGGCGACAGCATTTGCTCAGGATTTGGCAGGAGAGTTTGAGGGAATTGGCGCAGAAATTGGAATTCGCGAAGATAGACTTACTGTGATCGCTCCACTTGCAGATTCTCCAGCAGAAAAAGCAGGTTTGCAAGCACAGGATAAGATTTTGGCCATTGATGGAGAGGATTCAATAGGATTGAATTTGGAAGAGGCTGTAAGAAAAATAAGAGGGGAGAAGGGAACTCCTGTGGTTTTGACAATTTCTAGAAATGGATTTGGAAATTTACAAGAAATCGAGATTATTAGAGGTACTATTACTGTACCAACTGTAATTTGGGATATGAAAGATGGTGGTATAGCTTATGTTAGAATCTCATATTTTAATGGCGACACTTACGAAGAGTTTGGTAAAGTGATTCAAGAGATTTTAGTAAAATTGCCAAAAGGAATAGTCTTGGACTTGAGAAGTAATCCGGGAGGATATTTAAAAACTTCTGTGGAAGTGGCAAGTGAGTGGATTGAGGAGGGTGTAATTGTAAAAGAAAAATTTAGAAATGGTAAAAGTGATGCATATACAACTGTAGGTAGACACAGATTGAGTGATATTAAAACAGTTATTTTGGTAGATGGTGGTTCTGCTTCTGGGTCTGAAATTGTTGCTGGAGCATTGCAAGATTATGAAAAAGCCATACTTGTAGGAAAACAAACTTTCGGCAAAGGTTCTGTGCAAGATTTTCAAGCCTTGCAAGATGGTTCAGCATTGAAAATGACTGTTGCAAAATGGTTCACACCACTCGACAGAGGAATAGATGGCGAAGGGATTACTCCTGATGTAATTTTGGAGGAAATGTTTGTGGAAAGTGAAGTAGAAGGTGAATATACAGATTTGGGGTTAGAAAAAGCAATTGAAATTTTGATGGCAGAATAA
- a CDS encoding UDP-N-acetylglucosamine 1-carboxyvinyltransferase yields MFQFIIEGGKKLSGKIKVNTAKNSAVAILCASLMVKGKVNLEDVPRIQEVDRILEILTSIGVRFEWKGGNSLFLDTSAKLNLDNINKKACKITRSSLLLFGALAKREEKGYKLYKSGGCKLGERTVRPHLLGLEKLGLSVVSKAGYYEVKTVKLQSNEVIMYESGDTTTENVIMAAVLAPGITTLKFASANYMVQDLCYFLIKAGADIKGIGTTTMIIKGVRSLKSVKKAYPLIPDPIEAMTFISLAITTKSKLTIENCPLDFLELELEKLSVMGQKWNVLKKYKSKNTKFNMADIEILPSDLKALPDKIYGRPFPGLNIDNLPFFVPILTQAKGRTLVHDWIYENRAIYYLELQKLGANMVLLDPHRVFVEGVVNLKSNELICPPAIRPATAILICMLAANGKSVLRNSYPIERGYENLAGRLQDIGAEIERVE; encoded by the coding sequence ATGTTCCAATTCATAATAGAAGGTGGTAAAAAATTAAGTGGAAAAATAAAAGTAAACACAGCCAAAAATTCGGCTGTTGCTATTTTGTGTGCTTCTTTAATGGTAAAAGGAAAAGTGAATTTGGAAGATGTGCCTAGAATTCAAGAAGTAGACAGAATTTTGGAAATTTTAACTAGTATTGGTGTAAGGTTTGAGTGGAAAGGTGGTAATAGTTTGTTTTTGGATACTTCTGCAAAATTGAACTTGGACAATATAAACAAGAAGGCCTGTAAAATAACTCGTTCTTCATTATTACTTTTTGGTGCTTTGGCAAAACGAGAAGAAAAAGGATATAAATTATATAAAAGTGGAGGTTGTAAACTTGGAGAAAGAACTGTTCGTCCACATCTTTTGGGACTAGAAAAATTGGGTTTGAGTGTTGTTTCCAAAGCTGGATATTATGAAGTGAAAACAGTTAAACTTCAAAGTAATGAGGTTATAATGTATGAGTCTGGCGACACAACAACAGAAAATGTAATAATGGCAGCAGTCTTAGCTCCTGGTATAACTACACTAAAATTCGCTTCTGCAAATTATATGGTGCAAGATCTGTGCTATTTCTTAATTAAAGCTGGAGCAGATATAAAAGGAATAGGCACAACCACAATGATTATAAAAGGTGTAAGATCTTTAAAATCTGTAAAAAAAGCTTATCCACTTATCCCAGATCCAATAGAAGCTATGACATTTATTTCTTTGGCGATTACAACAAAATCCAAACTAACGATAGAGAATTGTCCATTGGATTTTTTGGAATTAGAGTTGGAAAAACTTTCTGTAATGGGTCAAAAATGGAATGTATTGAAAAAATATAAATCAAAAAATACAAAGTTTAATATGGCAGATATAGAAATTTTGCCAAGCGATTTGAAAGCTTTGCCAGACAAAATTTATGGTAGACCTTTTCCGGGTTTAAATATAGATAATTTGCCATTTTTTGTACCTATTTTGACACAGGCAAAAGGTAGAACATTGGTACACGATTGGATTTATGAGAACCGGGCAATTTATTATTTAGAATTACAAAAGTTGGGTGCAAATATGGTTTTGCTAGATCCACATCGTGTGTTTGTAGAAGGTGTTGTAAACTTAAAATCAAATGAACTTATTTGTCCTCCGGCAATTAGACCTGCAACTGCAATTTTAATCTGTATGCTTGCTGCAAACGGTAAGTCTGTACTTAGAAATTCTTACCCAATCGAAAGAGGTTATGAAAATTTGGCTGGAAGATTGCAAGATATCGGAGCTGAGATAGAAAGAGTTGAGTAA
- a CDS encoding PEGA domain-containing protein — translation MTYPKTILTSKIRKAINIFLILSFFIISPIVILYTTGYRYDFQTGQVSQTGVIGIDAEPKNAKVFLNNIEIKQDIPIRITNLTPDVYSIRIELEGYHIWEKDINVKSKKSTFVNNISLYKKSNPIPILNSFENIVNVDFSQDGKYALLTSKKEDIYEVKLFETNSKQISTITRTTNEEIPETSWSPFGNSAFIKTINDTNTTIDIFSTAIPDNANSFIFETKYLDKNIQWKNSTLPTIFIKENHKIKQLGLTGEKTITSNLNENNWFVDEKNNIWIIDNTKKSLKRLGSRQNDIPYKIGQFGNKIIDINSQRAILNNSQKTTIIKLDTQESETIKTNSFIFDQQNNKWISWSPLEIWEISENGDSNLINRTSDRIKTVNHFNKFGVLLLTSESSISTFDRNYLLSHELLENTAVKEISVNKKKQAIFFWGIVDGTENFFELEY, via the coding sequence ATGACTTATCCAAAAACAATTCTTACGAGTAAAATAAGAAAGGCTATAAATATCTTTCTTATTTTGTCATTTTTTATCATTTCACCAATTGTAATCCTTTATACAACTGGTTATAGATACGACTTTCAAACAGGGCAAGTAAGCCAAACTGGGGTTATTGGAATAGACGCAGAACCAAAAAATGCAAAAGTTTTTTTAAATAATATAGAAATTAAACAAGATATACCAATTAGAATTACAAATCTTACGCCAGATGTATATTCTATCCGTATAGAATTGGAAGGTTACCATATATGGGAAAAAGATATAAATGTAAAAAGTAAAAAAAGTACTTTTGTAAATAACATTTCACTTTACAAAAAATCAAACCCAATTCCAATTTTAAATTCATTTGAAAATATTGTAAATGTAGATTTTTCACAAGATGGAAAATATGCACTCTTAACCTCAAAAAAAGAAGATATTTATGAAGTTAAGCTATTCGAAACAAACTCAAAACAAATATCAACAATAACCAGAACCACAAACGAAGAAATACCAGAAACATCGTGGTCTCCTTTTGGAAATTCTGCGTTCATAAAAACAATAAACGACACAAACACAACCATTGATATTTTTTCTACAGCAATTCCAGATAATGCCAACTCGTTCATATTTGAAACAAAATACTTAGATAAAAATATTCAATGGAAAAATTCCACACTTCCTACAATTTTTATAAAAGAAAATCATAAAATAAAGCAATTAGGATTAACAGGAGAGAAAACAATAACTTCAAACTTAAATGAAAATAACTGGTTTGTAGATGAAAAAAATAACATTTGGATAATTGATAACACAAAAAAATCACTAAAACGACTCGGTAGTAGACAAAATGATATTCCATACAAAATAGGACAGTTTGGAAATAAAATTATCGACATAAATTCACAAAGAGCAATTTTAAACAATTCTCAAAAAACAACAATTATAAAATTAGACACGCAAGAATCTGAAACCATAAAAACAAATAGTTTCATATTCGATCAACAAAACAACAAATGGATAAGTTGGTCTCCTCTAGAAATATGGGAAATATCTGAAAATGGGGATTCAAACCTAATAAATAGAACAAGTGATAGAATTAAAACAGTAAACCATTTCAATAAATTTGGTGTTTTACTGCTAACCTCTGAAAGTTCTATTAGCACTTTCGACAGAAACTATTTACTTAGTCACGAACTACTTGAAAATACAGCTGTAAAAGAAATATCTGTAAACAAAAAAAAACAGGCTATTTTCTTTTGGGGAATTGTAGATGGAACAGAAAACTTCTTTGAGTTAGAATATTGA